The proteins below are encoded in one region of Limnochorda pilosa:
- a CDS encoding MFS transporter — protein MAGSEGRLEGSSPRGRTGLGEPRPDDRLIWILLAACVTLVGTLLTQSSLNVVLPVMEREWGVSHGTSGTLFAVYQAGYILASAAFLLSMDRLRARGAAGYPLWLPALVAAAAGTAFPLLAGGVVSAGVLRFLAGVGLGGVYMPGLNLLARQIPPERRGRYVGLYVASFILAQGVSLAATGSLVSRLGWRESYLVMGLASWVAPAAGLLVVRLLPAREEVRPDAAAAPRPARRSGWLPASGVFAASLVYAGHNWELYGVRSWLTPYLAQAFEGSQGLTAAITQAAWLNAGTVLLGALSTGVGGAVSDRLGRIRTAAVLLVASSVTTALLGWSGHWPLSLLVTLLVLSGLSLNADSPIYSTMVTEMADPARLGRAQAWQTVLGFGAAGISPWVLGLVADRWGWGVAFGGGAAGAWAGLVVLARLALAGAPTAVHPTASRR, from the coding sequence GGCTGGCAGCGAGGGTCGGCTCGAAGGCTCGTCCCCCCGCGGCCGCACCGGGTTGGGAGAGCCCAGGCCCGATGACCGCCTGATCTGGATCCTGCTGGCGGCCTGCGTCACGCTGGTGGGGACGCTCCTCACCCAGTCGAGCCTGAACGTGGTGCTTCCCGTGATGGAGCGGGAGTGGGGGGTGTCGCACGGGACGTCCGGCACGCTCTTCGCCGTCTACCAGGCGGGCTACATCCTTGCCAGCGCGGCTTTCCTCCTGAGCATGGATCGCCTGCGCGCCCGAGGGGCTGCCGGCTACCCGCTCTGGCTGCCCGCCCTGGTGGCCGCGGCGGCCGGCACAGCCTTCCCGCTCCTGGCCGGTGGGGTCGTCTCGGCGGGGGTGCTCCGGTTCCTGGCAGGGGTGGGCCTGGGCGGCGTCTACATGCCCGGGCTGAACCTCCTGGCCCGTCAGATCCCTCCCGAGCGAAGGGGCCGCTACGTGGGCCTCTATGTCGCTTCTTTCATCCTGGCCCAGGGCGTCTCCCTGGCCGCGACGGGCAGCCTCGTGAGCAGGCTGGGCTGGCGCGAGTCATACCTGGTGATGGGTCTGGCGAGCTGGGTCGCACCCGCGGCCGGGCTGCTCGTCGTGCGGCTCCTGCCGGCGCGCGAAGAGGTGCGACCCGACGCGGCGGCCGCCCCCCGGCCCGCGCGCCGGTCCGGCTGGCTGCCGGCCTCGGGTGTCTTCGCCGCGAGCCTGGTCTATGCCGGGCACAACTGGGAGCTGTACGGGGTCCGGTCCTGGCTGACCCCCTACCTGGCGCAGGCCTTCGAAGGTTCGCAGGGGCTTACGGCCGCCATCACCCAGGCCGCGTGGCTCAACGCGGGAACGGTGCTCTTGGGGGCGCTCTCCACGGGCGTGGGTGGGGCCGTCTCCGATCGCCTGGGAAGGATCCGCACCGCCGCCGTCCTCCTGGTCGCCAGCAGCGTCACCACCGCCTTGCTCGGCTGGAGCGGGCACTGGCCGCTATCGCTGCTGGTGACGCTCCTGGTGCTCTCGGGCCTCTCGCTCAACGCCGACTCGCCCATCTACTCGACGATGGTGACGGAGATGGCCGACCCTGCCCGCCTGGGCCGAGCTCAGGCGTGGCAGACGGTGCTGGGCTTCGGGGCGGCCGGGATCTCGCCCTGGGTGCTGGGGCTGGTGGCAGACCGGTGGGGATGGGGCGTGGCCTTCGGTGGGGGAGCTGCAGGCGCCTGGGCCGGGTTGGTCGTGCTGGCGCGGCTGGCCTTGGCGGGCGCCCCGACCGCGGTGCACCCCACGGCCTCGCGGCGTTGA
- a CDS encoding spore germination protein: MVVLGASFAGLNAAMRLRRLLPSGDRVVLVSDTPAFVFRISLPWIVFGKRKPEQITVDVRPLLASRGVEFAHDMVEGIDPKGCAVATRGGRIPYDYLLVGLGARLDWQAVPGLREHGHSVLWMDDARKMARSLDAFQGGEVVLGLAEGSPHVCPEYEMALQMDDYLRRRGIRGRAAIHFVSSEPRPYAVGGDGAVAIVEAMFRKYGIIFHPGTTPVEVGPGKVALSDGSEIPSAFTSLSPPYVGTDPVRRTPNLADERGFVAVGKDMRSAAHPNIFAAGDAVAYAGIKTGRIAELQAGVAAENIARELLGQAASKEYRSEFFCLSDLGHGRGIAVYGKAAPGEDRPRTFQTLGGRLPYWFKLLFERYYLTRRIPGPRTDVAGLTLPPEPLAAPDDGCDGRWGGVLNELGVLRVQLSALGQRIEAVRASLTVRESSEGLDHQLRRVRLALGESMDLVVREVRLGGGGHRLALVYLEGLVDQTLVGEQILRPLMEAAPELAALQAGTGQDLLDLLRTRVLAAADVQREPDADAALGRLFGGNTLVLADGTSGALICETAGYPMRAVEEPTSESGVRVPREGFTESLQVNLSLLRRRIRSPDLWIEGMQIGRVTGTRVAFAYVRGTADDALVAEARRRLRRIDIDGVLESGYLEEFIEDQPYSPFPQTLRTERPDVVAANLLEGRVAIFTDNTPFVLVAPVVLTQLLGVSEDYYERFLIGSALRFLRYVAFVGSMALPSVYIAVTTFHQEMLPTSLLLSVAAAREGVPFPAIVEAMLIELMFEMLREAGVRLPRVVGPAISIVGALVLGQAAINASLVSPAMAVVVAITAIASFSTPVFSLAVSARLLRFAFMIAAAALGLFGVMTVGIAVLLHLAALRSFGVPYLSPLGPLVVQDWKDMVVRAPWWAMKKRPRTVGSPNRWRRPPGEPARVFRPRRREVPRAAAEERG, from the coding sequence GTGGTGGTCCTGGGGGCGAGCTTCGCCGGGCTGAACGCCGCGATGCGGCTGCGCCGGCTTCTCCCAAGCGGAGACCGGGTAGTGCTGGTGAGCGACACGCCCGCGTTCGTCTTTCGGATCTCCCTCCCCTGGATCGTCTTCGGCAAGCGAAAGCCGGAGCAGATCACCGTGGACGTACGGCCGTTGCTGGCCTCCCGCGGCGTGGAGTTCGCCCACGACATGGTGGAAGGGATCGACCCGAAGGGGTGTGCCGTCGCCACCCGGGGCGGCCGGATTCCCTACGACTACCTGCTGGTTGGGCTCGGGGCCCGCCTCGACTGGCAGGCCGTGCCCGGCCTGAGGGAGCACGGCCACTCGGTCCTCTGGATGGACGACGCCCGGAAGATGGCCCGGTCCCTGGACGCCTTCCAGGGCGGGGAGGTCGTGCTGGGCCTGGCGGAGGGCTCGCCACACGTCTGCCCCGAGTACGAGATGGCCCTCCAGATGGACGACTACCTCCGCCGGCGGGGCATCCGAGGACGGGCGGCGATCCACTTCGTCTCCTCCGAACCCCGCCCGTACGCCGTGGGCGGCGATGGAGCGGTCGCGATCGTCGAGGCCATGTTCCGGAAGTACGGGATCATCTTCCACCCGGGCACCACGCCGGTGGAGGTGGGCCCCGGGAAGGTCGCCCTCAGCGACGGCAGCGAGATTCCCTCCGCGTTCACCTCCCTGAGCCCACCCTACGTGGGCACCGACCCGGTGCGGCGGACGCCCAACCTGGCAGACGAGAGAGGCTTCGTCGCGGTAGGCAAGGACATGCGGAGCGCGGCCCACCCGAACATCTTCGCGGCGGGGGACGCGGTGGCGTACGCTGGGATCAAGACCGGGCGCATCGCCGAGCTTCAGGCAGGGGTGGCCGCGGAGAACATCGCCCGCGAACTCCTGGGCCAGGCGGCGAGCAAGGAGTACCGTTCGGAATTCTTCTGCCTCAGCGACCTGGGGCACGGCCGGGGGATCGCGGTGTACGGCAAGGCCGCCCCCGGGGAGGACCGGCCCCGGACCTTCCAGACCCTGGGCGGCCGGCTTCCCTACTGGTTCAAGCTCCTCTTCGAGCGGTACTACCTCACCCGGCGGATCCCCGGGCCCCGGACGGACGTGGCCGGGCTGACACTGCCGCCGGAGCCGCTGGCTGCACCGGACGACGGCTGCGACGGGCGCTGGGGGGGCGTGCTGAACGAGCTGGGAGTGCTGCGGGTGCAGCTCAGCGCCCTGGGCCAGCGCATCGAAGCCGTACGGGCGAGCCTGACCGTGCGGGAGAGCTCCGAAGGTCTCGACCACCAGCTCAGGCGGGTTCGCCTGGCGCTGGGGGAGAGCATGGACCTGGTGGTCCGCGAGGTGCGTCTGGGAGGCGGCGGTCACCGGCTGGCCCTGGTGTACCTCGAGGGGCTGGTGGACCAGACCCTGGTGGGTGAGCAGATCCTCCGCCCCCTGATGGAGGCCGCCCCCGAGCTCGCGGCCCTGCAGGCAGGCACGGGTCAGGACCTCCTCGACCTGCTGCGCACCCGGGTGCTGGCTGCCGCGGACGTGCAGAGGGAGCCGGACGCGGACGCCGCCCTGGGCCGGCTCTTCGGAGGTAACACCCTGGTGCTGGCCGACGGCACCTCGGGGGCCCTGATCTGCGAGACGGCCGGCTACCCCATGCGTGCGGTGGAGGAACCCACCAGCGAATCGGGCGTGCGGGTCCCCCGCGAGGGCTTCACCGAGTCGCTCCAGGTGAACCTCTCGCTCTTGCGGCGGCGCATCCGCAGCCCCGACCTGTGGATCGAGGGGATGCAGATCGGGCGAGTGACGGGGACGCGGGTGGCCTTCGCCTACGTGCGGGGCACGGCCGACGACGCCCTGGTGGCGGAGGCGCGGCGGAGGCTCCGGCGGATCGACATCGACGGGGTCCTGGAGAGCGGCTACCTGGAGGAGTTCATCGAGGACCAGCCTTACTCGCCCTTCCCCCAGACCCTCCGCACCGAGCGGCCCGACGTGGTGGCGGCCAACCTCCTGGAGGGCCGGGTGGCCATCTTCACCGACAACACGCCGTTCGTCCTGGTGGCGCCTGTGGTCCTCACCCAGCTCCTGGGCGTGAGCGAGGACTACTACGAGCGGTTCCTCATCGGATCGGCCCTGCGGTTCCTCCGGTACGTCGCCTTCGTCGGGTCCATGGCCCTGCCGTCCGTGTACATCGCGGTCACCACCTTCCACCAGGAGATGCTGCCCACCTCGTTGCTCCTCAGCGTGGCCGCCGCCCGGGAGGGCGTACCCTTCCCGGCCATCGTGGAAGCGATGCTCATAGAGCTCATGTTCGAAATGCTACGCGAGGCGGGCGTGCGACTGCCTCGGGTGGTGGGTCCGGCCATCAGCATCGTGGGCGCCCTGGTGCTGGGCCAGGCGGCCATCAATGCCAGCCTGGTCTCGCCGGCCATGGCGGTCGTGGTCGCCATCACCGCCATCGCATCCTTCTCGACCCCGGTCTTCTCGCTGGCCGTCAGCGCGCGCCTCCTCCGCTTCGCCTTCATGATCGCCGCTGCCGCTCTCGGCCTGTTCGGTGTGATGACCGTGGGCATCGCGGTGCTCCTGCACCTGGCCGCGCTCCGGTCCTTCGGCGTGCCGTACCTCAGCCCGTTGGGGCCGCTGGTCGTCCAGGATTGGAAGGACATGGTGGTCCGGGCCCCCTGGTGGGCGATGAAGAAGCGGCCCAGGACGGTCGGGAGCCCGAACCGGTGGCGGCGGCCTCCGGGCGAGCCGGCGCGGGTGTTCCGCCCCAGGCGCCGGGAGGTGCCGCGTGCTGCCGCGGAGGAGAGGGGGTAG
- a CDS encoding GerAB/ArcD/ProY family transporter yields the protein MSRVERISPRQVFLLVLLSRATTAVAQLPALTVGDAREDAWISALVATAAGTVLVWVYGTLALRFPGRSVIRFLDEMLGPVVGRLMGLLFLWVFLEQSAIVLREYGEALVTAIMPETPISFIMGVMIALAAFNVRAGIEVEARMSDVILPVFLVATLLVPALAVNVAQVDWLLPVLSRGWQPVLHAAVTPFVWFGELLFLLMIFPHVSDLRQARRAACLGAAASGLLVTLLVAVTLAVFGAEEGERLTFPVYSLARMIEVGGFLERISAIPMMAWGLGLFVKLSFNFYAGVRGLSEWLGLEDHRPLVFSMGAILLVGAMVFYDNLAQFRELESPEVWGVYRGALTVALPVLLLLLALWRRPHGGRQEAREGRGAA from the coding sequence GTGTCACGGGTCGAGCGCATCTCGCCCCGGCAGGTGTTCCTCCTGGTGCTCCTGAGCCGGGCGACCACGGCCGTGGCCCAGCTCCCGGCCCTCACCGTGGGCGACGCCCGGGAGGACGCCTGGATCTCGGCCCTGGTGGCGACCGCCGCCGGGACCGTCCTGGTATGGGTCTACGGCACCCTCGCGCTCAGGTTCCCCGGCCGTTCGGTGATCCGGTTCCTGGACGAGATGCTGGGCCCCGTCGTGGGCCGGCTGATGGGACTGCTCTTCCTCTGGGTCTTCCTGGAGCAGTCGGCCATCGTCCTGCGGGAGTACGGGGAGGCGCTGGTGACGGCCATCATGCCGGAGACACCCATCAGCTTCATCATGGGGGTGATGATCGCGCTGGCCGCCTTCAACGTCCGCGCCGGCATCGAGGTCGAAGCACGCATGAGCGACGTGATCCTACCGGTCTTCCTGGTGGCCACCCTCCTGGTGCCGGCCCTGGCCGTCAACGTCGCGCAGGTGGACTGGCTCCTCCCCGTGCTGAGCCGGGGCTGGCAGCCCGTGCTCCATGCTGCCGTCACCCCCTTCGTCTGGTTCGGCGAGCTCCTCTTCCTGCTGATGATCTTCCCGCACGTCTCCGACCTACGCCAGGCCCGGCGCGCCGCATGCCTGGGCGCGGCCGCGAGCGGGCTCCTGGTGACGCTCCTGGTCGCGGTGACCCTGGCGGTCTTCGGAGCCGAGGAAGGGGAGAGGCTCACCTTCCCGGTCTACTCCCTGGCCCGGATGATCGAGGTCGGGGGGTTCCTGGAGCGCATCTCGGCGATCCCCATGATGGCCTGGGGGCTGGGGCTCTTCGTGAAGCTCAGCTTCAACTTCTACGCCGGGGTGCGGGGCCTGAGCGAGTGGCTGGGGCTCGAGGATCACCGCCCGCTGGTCTTTTCCATGGGAGCCATCCTCCTGGTGGGCGCGATGGTGTTCTACGACAACCTGGCCCAGTTCCGGGAGCTGGAGTCGCCGGAGGTGTGGGGGGTGTACCGGGGTGCCCTCACCGTTGCGCTGCCGGTGCTCCTGCTGCTGCTCGCCCTGTGGCGTCGCCCGCATGGCGGGCGGCAGGAGGCTCGGGAAGGCCGGGGGGCCGCATGA
- a CDS encoding Ger(x)C family spore germination protein yields the protein MSRWKGALRALAVVLVALLAGGCWSRREVETLAFVVAAGVDRTPDGRIQLTVQIPIPSALAGGGGAAGGATGGGGTSRRAFWTVSSTGVTVCDAFRNLFSQSPRRPNWSHNEVIVFSEAYAREGIRDALDFFNRCEETRRTTWMTVARDTPIEALLAAEFPTDRLGGVAIDSLLKISQSGLGKADHANVNEFLRALAAPGMEPFATGLMLAAPEHAPPGEAQGETTRQHVRALGDAVFRGDRMVGWIGEREARGLLLMHGKTIRAQVVVPCPWEEDRLATVRLVNTTGKIEPEVHDGMVRMKIQVAGEGSVAGMGCTLPPDRAWYERLDAEVARAMREDVELALQRLQKELRVDTMGFGLALYRRYPKVWRELAGDWDRRLPEIPVTIEAGADVRRTGLTTEPIRAR from the coding sequence ATGAGCCGGTGGAAGGGCGCTCTCCGGGCGCTGGCGGTCGTCTTGGTGGCGCTCCTGGCTGGCGGCTGCTGGAGCCGGCGCGAGGTGGAGACCCTCGCCTTCGTGGTGGCGGCGGGGGTGGACCGTACCCCCGACGGGCGGATCCAGCTCACGGTCCAGATCCCCATTCCCTCCGCCCTGGCCGGAGGCGGGGGTGCTGCCGGAGGCGCCACGGGGGGCGGGGGGACGAGCCGGCGGGCGTTCTGGACCGTTTCCAGCACGGGCGTGACCGTGTGTGACGCATTCCGGAACTTGTTCTCCCAGTCGCCCCGGCGGCCGAACTGGTCGCACAACGAGGTGATCGTCTTCAGCGAGGCGTACGCCCGGGAGGGGATCCGCGACGCGCTGGACTTCTTCAACCGCTGCGAGGAGACGCGCCGCACCACCTGGATGACGGTCGCCCGGGACACGCCCATCGAGGCGCTCCTCGCCGCTGAGTTCCCCACCGACCGGCTGGGAGGCGTGGCCATCGACAGCCTCCTGAAGATCTCCCAGAGCGGGCTGGGCAAGGCCGACCACGCCAACGTGAACGAGTTCCTGCGGGCCCTCGCGGCTCCCGGGATGGAGCCCTTCGCCACGGGGCTCATGCTGGCGGCGCCGGAGCACGCCCCGCCTGGAGAGGCCCAAGGGGAGACGACCCGCCAGCACGTCCGGGCGCTGGGCGACGCGGTCTTCCGGGGCGACCGGATGGTGGGGTGGATCGGCGAGCGGGAGGCCAGAGGGCTCCTCCTCATGCACGGGAAGACGATCAGGGCCCAGGTGGTGGTCCCGTGCCCCTGGGAGGAGGACAGGCTGGCGACGGTTCGGCTGGTGAACACCACCGGCAAGATCGAACCCGAGGTGCACGACGGGATGGTCCGCATGAAGATCCAGGTGGCCGGAGAGGGGAGCGTGGCGGGCATGGGATGCACCCTGCCTCCGGACCGGGCGTGGTACGAGAGGCTGGACGCGGAGGTGGCGAGGGCGATGCGGGAGGACGTGGAGCTCGCGCTGCAGCGCCTCCAGAAGGAGCTCCGGGTGGACACCATGGGCTTCGGGCTCGCCCTGTACCGGCGGTACCCCAAGGTGTGGCGCGAGCTCGCGGGCGACTGGGATCGGCGCCTGCCGGAGATCCCGGTGACCATCGAGGCAGGGGCCGACGTGCGCCGGACCGGCCTGACCACCGAGCCGATCCGGGCCCGCTAG
- a CDS encoding glutamine--tRNA ligase/YqeY domain fusion protein has protein sequence MAEEASRPTNFIQEIIDEDRLAGRYGGRVHTRFPPEPNGYLHIGHAKAIWVDFGTAEANGGLCNLRFDDTNPTKEDDEYVEAIQEDVRWLGYDWDDRLFYASDYFDRLYAYAEELIRRGKAYVCDLSPDEIRAYRGTLTEPGRESPYRNRSVEENLNLFRRMRAGEFPDGSRVLRARIDMASPNINLRDPVLYRIQRAHHHRTGDTWCIYPMYDYAHPLSDAIEGITHSLCTLEFEDHRPLYDWVLQALEIPDPPKQIEFARLELTHTLTSKRKLRQLVEEGRVRGWDDPRMPTLRGLRRRGYPPEAIREFCATVGVSKTNSRISLGLLEHVVREHLNRTAPRVMAVLKPLRLVITNFPEGRVEWVEVENNPEDSGAGSRRVPLSRVVYIERDDFMEDPPRTFFRLAPGREVRLKGACYVTCREVVKDPHTGEVTELRCTYDPESLGGSTPDGRRVQGTLHWVSAEHAVPAEVRLYEPLFATEDPEAGADFLANLNPDSLRVLTGCLVERSVAGAPVGARYQFLRHGYFAVDPDGTSERLVFNRIVSLKDTWGKIQARGA, from the coding sequence GTGGCGGAAGAAGCCAGCAGGCCGACCAACTTCATCCAGGAGATCATCGACGAGGACAGGCTCGCCGGCCGGTACGGCGGCCGGGTGCACACCCGCTTCCCCCCCGAACCCAACGGCTACCTCCACATCGGCCATGCCAAGGCGATCTGGGTCGACTTCGGCACGGCGGAGGCCAACGGGGGCTTGTGCAACCTGCGCTTCGACGACACCAACCCCACCAAGGAGGACGACGAGTACGTCGAGGCGATCCAGGAGGACGTCCGCTGGCTCGGCTACGATTGGGACGACCGTCTCTTCTACGCCTCGGACTACTTCGACCGGCTCTACGCCTACGCGGAGGAGCTGATCCGCCGGGGCAAGGCGTACGTCTGCGACCTGAGCCCCGATGAGATCCGCGCCTATCGGGGCACGCTCACCGAGCCCGGCCGCGAGAGCCCCTACCGGAACCGGTCCGTGGAGGAGAACCTGAACCTCTTCCGGCGCATGCGGGCCGGCGAGTTCCCCGACGGCTCCCGGGTGCTTCGCGCCAGGATCGACATGGCCTCGCCCAACATCAACCTGCGGGATCCGGTGCTCTACCGAATCCAGCGGGCGCACCACCACCGCACCGGCGACACCTGGTGCATCTACCCCATGTACGACTACGCCCACCCGCTCTCGGACGCCATCGAGGGCATCACCCACTCCCTCTGCACCCTGGAGTTCGAGGACCACCGCCCGCTCTACGACTGGGTCCTCCAGGCCCTGGAGATCCCCGATCCGCCCAAGCAGATCGAGTTCGCCCGCCTGGAGCTCACCCACACCCTCACCAGCAAGCGGAAGCTCCGCCAGCTCGTCGAGGAGGGCCGGGTGCGGGGATGGGACGACCCGCGCATGCCCACCCTGCGCGGCCTGCGCCGGCGCGGGTACCCGCCCGAGGCGATCCGGGAGTTCTGTGCCACCGTGGGCGTCTCCAAGACCAACAGCCGTATCAGCCTCGGCCTCCTGGAGCACGTGGTGCGGGAGCACCTGAACCGGACGGCGCCCCGGGTGATGGCGGTGCTGAAGCCGCTCCGGCTGGTGATCACCAACTTCCCCGAGGGCCGGGTGGAGTGGGTCGAGGTGGAGAACAACCCCGAGGATTCGGGCGCCGGCAGCCGCCGGGTGCCCCTCTCCCGGGTGGTCTACATCGAGCGGGACGACTTCATGGAGGACCCGCCCCGCACGTTCTTCCGCCTGGCCCCCGGGCGGGAGGTGCGGCTGAAGGGGGCCTGCTACGTCACCTGCCGGGAGGTCGTGAAGGACCCGCACACCGGCGAGGTGACCGAGCTCCGCTGCACCTACGACCCCGAGAGCCTCGGAGGCTCCACGCCCGACGGCCGCCGGGTGCAGGGCACCCTCCACTGGGTCTCGGCCGAGCACGCGGTACCGGCCGAGGTGCGCCTCTACGAGCCGCTCTTCGCCACCGAGGATCCCGAGGCGGGCGCAGACTTCCTGGCCAACCTGAACCCGGACTCCCTGCGGGTGCTCACGGGCTGCCTGGTGGAACGCAGCGTGGCGGGAGCGCCCGTGGGCGCGCGTTACCAGTTCCTGCGGCACGGCTACTTCGCCGTCGACCCCGACGGTACGTCCGAGCGGCTCGTCTTCAACCGGATCGTTTCCCTCAAGGACACGTGGGGGAAGATCCAGGCGCGGGGGGCGTGA
- a CDS encoding metallopeptidase family protein yields the protein MTFDAFADAADQLAEQIPPELLEGLNGGIQVSREERRNPGDPPDVRILGEYVTDPYLGAQILLYHGSFRRLFATEPEEVWLEELATTLRHELRHHMENRAGLEDLDREDVEELRRLWEEWVEASGGEA from the coding sequence ATGACCTTCGACGCCTTCGCCGACGCCGCCGACCAGCTCGCGGAGCAGATCCCGCCCGAGCTCCTGGAGGGACTGAACGGCGGCATCCAGGTCTCCCGCGAGGAGCGGCGCAACCCCGGCGACCCACCCGACGTGCGCATCCTGGGCGAGTACGTCACCGATCCCTACCTGGGCGCCCAGATCCTCCTCTACCACGGCTCCTTCCGGCGGCTCTTCGCCACCGAGCCCGAGGAGGTCTGGCTGGAGGAGCTGGCGACGACCCTCCGCCACGAGCTCCGCCACCACATGGAGAACCGCGCCGGCCTGGAGGACCTGGACCGGGAGGACGTGGAGGAGCTCCGCAGGCTCTGGGAGGAGTGGGTGGAGGCCTCGGGCGGCGAGGCGTGA
- a CDS encoding molybdopterin oxidoreductase family protein → MAVERRLRHPAGGETPGPGVRLTYPLVREGGRLVRATWDEALDRVAAGLSRIREQYGGDGFGLFSSSKATNELNYLAGKFARQVMGSNNVDSCNRTUHAPSVAGLATVFGAGGGTSSYREMEETELILLWGSNARETHPVMFHHMLKGIRNGARMVVIDPRRSSSAAFADRWLPVKVGADIALANAMGRVIVQEGLVNQAFVREATEGFDAYRASVEPYTLGLAEVLSGVPAEAIAATAREYARSERAMICWTLGITEHHNAVDNVFSLINLALLTGHVGRYGSGLNPLRGQNNVQGGGDMGALPNKLVGFQDVEDPQVRARFEAGWGCRIPPRAGRHQTAMFEAMEEGILRGVYVIGENPLRSEANARHVRRLFEGLEFLVVQDIFLTATGELADVVLPAAVGWCETEGTVTSSERRVQRCRKALEPPGEARDDLWILRAVANRMGIGWSYPNAGAVWDEVRQLSPLHRGMSYRRLEERNGLQWPCPSEDHPGETFLHGRLWKRPLEGRRAPFVAVRHDPPVEQPDDAYPFLLTTGRKLDFFNTGVQTELYGTPTPKEERLAMSPADAARLGLAEGAWARVSSRRGSVEVRVRVDSGLSPGLCFMTPHFPEKTETNLLTVDATDPKAGTAEFKATAVRVEPLAPPGAGTDRERAAAAAATARRDRA, encoded by the coding sequence ATGGCGGTGGAACGAAGGCTGCGGCATCCGGCGGGCGGCGAGACGCCCGGACCGGGCGTGAGGCTCACCTACCCGCTGGTGCGGGAGGGCGGGCGGTTGGTGCGAGCCACCTGGGACGAGGCGCTCGATCGGGTCGCGGCGGGTCTCTCCCGCATCCGGGAGCAGTACGGCGGCGACGGCTTCGGGCTCTTCAGCTCATCCAAGGCCACCAACGAGCTGAACTACCTGGCGGGCAAGTTCGCCCGGCAGGTGATGGGCTCCAACAACGTCGACAGCTGCAACCGCACCTGACACGCCCCCAGCGTCGCCGGTCTGGCGACGGTCTTCGGGGCCGGGGGCGGCACCAGCTCCTACCGCGAGATGGAGGAGACGGAGCTCATCCTCCTCTGGGGGTCCAACGCGCGGGAGACCCACCCGGTCATGTTCCACCACATGCTGAAGGGCATCCGGAACGGCGCCCGGATGGTCGTGATCGACCCCCGCCGCTCCTCCAGCGCGGCCTTCGCCGACCGCTGGCTTCCCGTGAAGGTGGGGGCGGACATCGCCCTGGCCAACGCCATGGGCCGGGTCATCGTCCAGGAAGGCCTGGTGAACCAGGCGTTCGTCCGGGAGGCGACCGAGGGGTTCGACGCCTACCGGGCGTCGGTGGAGCCCTACACCCTGGGGCTCGCCGAGGTCCTCTCCGGCGTTCCGGCCGAGGCCATCGCCGCCACGGCCCGGGAGTACGCGCGCTCCGAGCGGGCCATGATCTGCTGGACCCTGGGGATCACCGAGCACCACAACGCGGTGGACAACGTCTTCAGCCTGATCAACCTGGCGCTCCTCACCGGCCACGTGGGGCGGTACGGCTCCGGGCTCAACCCGCTACGGGGGCAGAACAACGTGCAGGGCGGCGGCGACATGGGGGCGCTGCCCAACAAGCTGGTGGGCTTCCAGGACGTGGAGGACCCCCAGGTGCGCGCCCGCTTCGAGGCGGGCTGGGGCTGCCGCATCCCACCCAGGGCGGGCCGGCACCAGACGGCCATGTTCGAGGCCATGGAGGAAGGGATCCTGCGGGGCGTCTACGTGATCGGCGAGAACCCGCTCCGCTCCGAGGCCAACGCCCGCCACGTCCGGCGGCTCTTCGAGGGCCTGGAGTTCCTGGTGGTGCAGGACATCTTCCTCACCGCCACGGGCGAGCTGGCCGACGTGGTCCTGCCGGCGGCCGTGGGATGGTGCGAGACTGAGGGCACCGTCACCAGCAGCGAGCGAAGGGTGCAGCGGTGCCGCAAGGCGTTGGAGCCGCCGGGGGAGGCCCGGGACGACCTCTGGATCCTCCGGGCGGTGGCCAACCGCATGGGGATCGGCTGGAGCTACCCGAACGCGGGGGCGGTCTGGGACGAGGTGCGGCAGCTCTCACCCCTCCACCGGGGGATGAGCTACCGGCGCCTCGAGGAGCGGAACGGCCTCCAGTGGCCCTGCCCGTCCGAGGATCACCCGGGCGAGACCTTCCTTCACGGGCGCCTCTGGAAGCGCCCGCTGGAGGGCCGCCGGGCACCCTTCGTCGCCGTGAGGCACGACCCGCCGGTGGAGCAGCCCGACGATGCGTACCCCTTCCTCCTCACCACGGGGCGGAAGCTGGACTTCTTCAACACCGGGGTGCAGACGGAGCTCTACGGAACGCCCACGCCCAAGGAGGAGCGGCTGGCGATGAGCCCCGCGGACGCGGCCCGCCTGGGCCTGGCCGAGGGCGCCTGGGCGCGGGTCAGCTCGCGCCGGGGCTCGGTGGAGGTGCGGGTGCGGGTGGATTCCGGCCTCTCCCCAGGGCTCTGCTTCATGACCCCCCACTTCCCTGAGAAGACGGAGACCAACCTCCTCACCGTCGACGCCACGGACCCCAAGGCCGGCACCGCTGAGTTCAAGGCGACCGCGGTGCGGGTGGAGCCCCTGGCGCCGCCCGGGGCCGGAACGGACCGGGAAAGGGCCGCGGCGGCCGCGGCGACCGCGAGGAGGGATCGAGCGTGA